From Thermodesulfovibrionales bacterium:
TCTTGGCCGTCATTCCCGCGAAGGCGGGAATCCACTTTGAACAGAATGGATGCCCGACTAAGGATCTCGGGCATGACCAATAATAGGGAGCACATCTGTAAATATTATCTTGAGACCGTTAATAACTATGTCATTCTCTTCGTTGCCGACGATTCAAGCAGTGTGGTGTCCCTTCCCAGTTTCAGTTTAGCAGAGAATATTTGAGGCTGCAATTAAAAGTGGAGTAGTTCCTAAGGCTATAGAAAGCGATCCCTGATCACATATCTGAAAGATTGCAAAGGGGAAGCATCCTGACCCGGCAATTTCCATTGGAGTCAACAGACTTATAGTTTTTGTAAGCAGGATTATCCTTGCAATACGGTATCTGACAGTCTCGATCCGAGAATATATCGATGCTGACTCCCGGCCTTACCGTCAAGAGATGCTCATGAGTCCAGATGATACATTCCCCACCATCTTCCTTATACCAGAGGTCAACCATGGTCGCATTTCTGACGATGATGCCCTGTTGACTGCATGGATCTTCCTGAGCCCGACCGAAAGACGGGATCGCAAGAAGAACGAGAAACAGAATGGCTATCTGGGCAAAAACTTTTTTATCCATAACTCCTAAGCTATCACTAAAGCAGAGCTATGTCAATATGGCCAAGAGTGGCCCTCTGTCTTCAAGGGTCGTCACCAGGCAGACCTTCGAAGATCGCGCGGATCAAAAACTTCTCTCCTACCAGTTCTCCTCCAGAAGCTCAAAGTGCGCCTGGGCATGGTCGCATGCAGGGCATTTGGCCGGTGTGTCCGTTCCCTCGTGGATGTAGCCGCAATTCCGGCATTTCCATTTCTTCGGCTCTTCCCGCCTGAAGACACGGCTCTTTTCGATGTTTTCCAAGAGACCGAGATAGCGCTTTTCGTGCTGCTTCTCCGCGACGGCTATTGCCCTGAAAGCGGCAGCAATGATGGGGAAGCCTTCTTCAGCGGCTATCGCTGCGAATCCAGGGTACATAACGCTGTGCTCGTAGTTTTCCCCTGCAGCTGCAGCCTTGAGGTTGACGCTCGTGTTACCGATTATGCCTGCGGGAAAGGTCGCCGTCACCTCAGCATCGCCTCCTTCTAGGAACTTGAAGAGCCTCTTGGCGTGCTCCTTTTCGTTGTCCGCCGTCTCGACAAAGAATCCTGCAATCTGTTCGTACCCCTCTTTCTTTGCCTGTGAAGCAAAGTATGTATAGCGGTTCCTCGCCTGCGACTCACCGGCAAAGGCGGTAAGGAGGTTCTTCTCTGTCTTTGTCCCTTTCAAACTGTTCATCTCGTCACCTCAGTCATGATCATTGCTACCCTTTGAGAGGGAGCTTTATTCTCCTTCTTATTCCATAGTCAATTCTATCACAGGATAAGGCCGGCTACAAACCCAAGGTCCTTACTAAAGTTTTTCGGACTCTTGCCGATATGAATGGTTAAGATCCTTTCGCAGCAAAGGAACTACAAAAACGTTTCGAAAAGGAGGAATTATGTCACTCATTACCTGGTCGAATGATTTGAGCGTTAACATCGGGTCCATCGACGAGCAGCACAAGAGACTCGTCTCCCTGGTCAACAGCCTTCATGATGCCATGAGTTCAGGCAAAGGAAAGGAAATCATGGGAAAAATCCTTGATGAACTCATCGAATACACAAAGACCCACTTTGCGACTGAAGAGCGGCTGATGACGGCCCACACCTATCCCGGATACCTGACGCACAAGAAAGAGCATGACGGACTAACAAAAGAGGTGCTGAGCTTTCATGAGGATTTCAAGTCAGGGAAATCAGTTGTTTCCGTGGAGATCATGAGATTCCTGAAGGATTGGCTCGCGAAACACATAAAAGGCACTGATCAGAAATACGGCCCCTTTCTGATCAGTAAAGGAGTGTCGTAGGAGATCATTCAGGCGGGGGAGCTCTCGGTCCTTAATCGAAGGCTCCTCTGCTGCTGAAAGGTCCTTTCCGGAATACACTTCTGCACCTGCAAGCCCTGTCACTCCCCGTTTGAGTAGGTCACTCCGCCTGAAGTTCAGCTAGGCTGAGCCATTGTCGGAGCCTTGACAGTGAGCCATGTCTGCGAGTAAAATCAACGGACTGCCGATGAAGGAGCAATACCTCTCCGAGGTCTTAAATCTCTCAGAGTTCTACTCCGTGCCGGTTCGAGTCCGGCCTCTGGCGCCAAGAAAATGAATGTGAAAAAGGACGTGGCAGGGATGTTGAACATGCCGGGAAAGACGATTTACCGGAGGATTCAGAATAAG
This genomic window contains:
- a CDS encoding bacteriohemerythrin — encoded protein: MSLITWSNDLSVNIGSIDEQHKRLVSLVNSLHDAMSSGKGKEIMGKILDELIEYTKTHFATEERLMTAHTYPGYLTHKKEHDGLTKEVLSFHEDFKSGKSVVSVEIMRFLKDWLAKHIKGTDQKYGPFLISKGVS
- a CDS encoding rubrerythrin family protein gives rise to the protein MNSLKGTKTEKNLLTAFAGESQARNRYTYFASQAKKEGYEQIAGFFVETADNEKEHAKRLFKFLEGGDAEVTATFPAGIIGNTSVNLKAAAAGENYEHSVMYPGFAAIAAEEGFPIIAAAFRAIAVAEKQHEKRYLGLLENIEKSRVFRREEPKKWKCRNCGYIHEGTDTPAKCPACDHAQAHFELLEENW